AGTGTGCAGCTTATAATCGCACCTGATAACAGCCTGCATTATGAAACGATAATCGGGCTGATCAACTCTGCGAATAAGAGCATTTACATCGAAGAGGCTTACATAAGGAGAGATTGGGGCGATCATACAAACCCCTATCTTGATGCCACGATCGATGCTGCCAGAAGGGGCGTAGAGGTGAAGATCCTTCTCGACTCGATGTGGTATAATCTTGACAGCAACGCGGATAACGATGAACTCTGCAGGTATGTAAACGAGATCTCAAAGAAAGAGAATCTGAACCTTGAGGCAAGGCTTGTACGGCGTGATGGAATTACAAAAATTCATAACAAAGGTGTGATCGTAGATTCAGAGAAAGTTTTGATCTCTTCGATAAACTGGAATAAGCACAGTCCAACATACAACAGAGAGGTGGGTGTCATCATTCAGAACCCTGAGATCGGTGCGTATTACAGTGAAGTATTCATGAAGGACTGGGAGAAGAGTGGAAATTCATGGGAGATGGTTGTAATCGCTGTGATCATGTTTATATTGCTTGTAACAGCGATCTATTTTATAAAGAGAACTCAAAATCTTTAGGTCGATCACGTGTATCATCAGTCAGCACTTTTTCACCCAATCTTACCAGTTGCCTGTTCAGTTCTGCGAGCAGATCTTCCCGCTTCGTGCCTTTTGAGTAGTAATCAACCCTGACTGCTATTGCGAGTTTACCTGCAAGGATCCTTGCGATCTTGCCTCTTTTGTTAATCGGTACTGTATTTATCAGCGGATGCTGGAAGATGATTCCATATTTTGGCGGTGGCGTAGCTTTCTTCAGGTGTTTGAAGAGCGATTTTTTTGCTCCAAGCACCTGAATTCTACTTGAAGGCATCTTTGCAAGGTTGCAGATCCCACCTGCAGCAAATATAAGCCTTGCGGCGATGAGTGGCCCGGCAAGTTGAGTCAGGTTTGGCACAAGACGACCTGTCTCATGATTCAAGAACTCAACGATCTTCACCCGACTATTTTTGAGTTCATCCAGGCTCAGATTGAGCTGTTTACCAACATCCTCTGGCCCTTTAGATAGATTAAAATCCTGAATATGGAGTGAAAAGACGTTTATCGCCTCATCGAGAAACTCAAGTGTCCTGACCGCCTCAATGAGTTGTTCATCATCCTCCCTCATGGAGGCTAAACGCTCCTTCACAAGTTTTATCGAAGTATCACGAAGTTTTTGATCTGGCTTTTTCAAACAAGTCTCACCGTTTCAAGGTTCTGTGGCGCGATAGCTTCCAGCTTAAGCTTCTTTCGCAGGGCATTTGCAAGTTCGAGACATTTTCGTTCCTCACCGTGATTCAGTATGACCTTTGATGGCTGTGGTCGCATCCGCCTCACATAGTTCAGGAGCTGGTTTCTATCGGAGTGACCTGAGAAACCATCAATGGTTATGACCTCAAGGTTGATCTTGATCGTCGCTGTTCGTCCTCCGCTTGAAAAAGGTATCTCTTTCCAGCCTTTCTGTATCCTCCGCCCAAGCGTACCTTCCGCCTGATAGCCAACAAAGATGAGTGTGTTGCGTGGATCATCAGCAAGGTTCTTCAGATATTCCATCACAGGACCACCGTTGAGCATCCCGGATGTTGCCAGAATCACACAACTCTCATCGCTCTCTATAATTTCCTGTCGTTTGGAAGATGAGTCCACCTGTACAAATATATCGGAGAGGAACGGGTTCATACCTTTGTGGAAGATCAGATTTCTGAGGCTCTGGTTGAGATATTCAGGATATGCAGTATGGATTGCAGTTGCTTCGAGGATCATTCCATCGAGGTATACAGGTATCTTCTCGAGCATCCCTTTTCTAACCGTATCTTCAAGAACAATCATTACCTCCTGACTCCTCCCGACCGCAAATGCAGGAATTATAACCTTGCCACCACGTTCAATTGTTCGCTTGATCGTTGACTGGAGTTTGGATTCCGCTTCATTTCTCGATGGCTGGAAGTCATGTCTACCTCCGTACGTCGCCTCCATTACGAGTGTTTCGATACGCGGAAAATTGTTCACGGTTGGATCAAAAAGCAGAGTGCGTTCATATTTGATATCCCCAGTAAAAGCCACGTTATACATCCCCTGCCCGATGTGGAAGTGTGCCACTGCGGAACCAAGTATGTGGCCCGCGTTATGAAGTGTCAGCTTAACATCGGGTGCGATATCAGTCACCTCGCCATAGTTCAGAATTATCGTGTGTTTGAGGGCTTCTCTGATAATGGCAGAGCTATAAGGAATCTTTGAACCTTCCTTTGATGCAATATCGATGTAATCAAGCTGCAAAAGAACCATGAGATCACGTGTCGGGGCAGTGGTGTAGATCGGACCGTCATAGCCATACTTGAACAGCAGCGGAACGAGTCCTGCGTGATCGAGATGTGCATGGGTCAGGACGACTGCATCGATACTATCGATAGGCGAAACCTCTGGTATATAAAGATAAGGAGAGATGTTGTTATCAGATCCGATATTAACACCACAATCGATCAATATCTTTGTTTCAGCAGTTGAAAGCAGGAATGAACTACGTCCAACTTCTCTGCACCCACCAAGTGCAGTGATTCTGATCCAGTTATCCTTTGCGCTTGGCTCACGGTGTATTTTCTGACCAATACGCCGCAGAAATTCCTTTCTGCTATCCTTCTCAGACCTGAGATAATCCCGAATATTCTTTATAGTTGCAGAATGTAGTGGCGGCGCCCTCACGACCTTAGGTGTCCATCCGATGTTTCTTGAGATCTCCCGCAGTGTTTCACCATACTTTCCAATGACAAGACCTGGCTTGTCCGCCTCGATCAAAACCTCGCCTGTGTCAGGATCGAAGTAAGCATCATTGATCCCACCCTCTTCAGGAACGATCTCGTTGATCGCCTCCAGCGCCTTTTCTGGATCGATGAGTACCTTTGGATCTGGTCTCACAACGATTCGCTTCCTGAGATCCTTTGCAAGGCTACGAATTATATCGCCGTTATCCGCAAACTTCTTCGGGTCCTCGGTGTATATAACAAGTTCCGGCCCTTCAAACTCGACAAAGGAGACATTAACTTCCTGCGGGATAATTGCCTCAACTCGCCTTTTAAGATCTTTAAGTAAGTCCCCTGCCACGTTCAAGCAACCCCATTAACAAGACGTAAGAATTAAGAAGGAAATAATCAGGGAAGAGTATTTCTGATCGTTTCGATCTTACTCGGCTCAACTATGCTGTAATTATTCTTCTGGATCGCAACGACATCTATCCCTTCACCAGACGCTGAATCGCGTTTCATTGCTGTATGGAGAGCACGCACAGCAAGTTCAATACCCTCATCAATCTCCATCTCTTTCCTGTAGCGATCCTCAAGGATGCCATATGCGATCGGCGATCCTGATCCGGTGGCGACTGCTTCTTTTTCCAGGGAAAGACCACCCATTGCATCGAGTGAGTAAATATGTGGCCCATCATAATCTATACCGCCCACGAGAAGCTGGACGTAGTAAGGGAAGAATCGATTGCCATTCAGAATATTTGACATCAGTGTTACGATACTCTTTATCGTCATCGGCTCAGATCTTCGCATCTTGTACAGGCTTGTTTCAACCTTGATGAACCGCACAAGAGCCTGTGCATCACCCACAAGTCCTGCTGTTGTCATCGCGGCAAAATCGTCGATCTGATAAATCTTATCTGCGGTTTTACTCGCGATGAAATTTCCCATCGTTGCACGCTTCTCACTCCCAAGTACGACCCCGTCCTTACAGACCACTCCAACAGTAGTAGTACCCTTCTTTACATCTATATCATCCATTAAGACACCTCACATGATAAGGAAAATCAGCTTACCAATCTATTTTAAGACAATTATCTCAGGATCTTATATAAAGGTTTCTAAACAGGTAATCTCCTGTGATTAAGCTTATATAGCAACCCTGTGAGATTATCTAATTGGGTGCGAGGATGAAACCTGAAGAAGATGAAGTTTTCTACTCAAAGCTTCTGAATGATATGATCACATTTGTCGGTGTGCTTGAGCCGGATGGAACACTGATCTTTGCCAACAACACGCCGCTTGAGCTCGCCGGGATAACGCTTGAGGACGTGAAGGGTAAGAAGTTTTATGATGCTTACTGGTGGGCATACTCCAGAGAGGCACAGGAGCAGATCAAGGAAGATATAGAAAGATGTGCACGTGGTGAGCGGATCGTCCATGAGATTCAGGTGCAGGCAGCCGATGGCTCCCTGGTGTGGATCGAGTTCAGTATGCATCCAGTCTATGACGAAGAGGGAAATATCAAGTATCTCATTCCAGAGGGACGGGATATCAGTGAGAAGAAACAGGCACTGGAAGATGCTCAGCAGAAGGTCGCATACCTCGATAACATGCCGACGTACATGGCGGTGACAGACCCCGAGGGCAGACTTCAGTTCACGAGTGCTGTCACGATCGAGAAGTTCGGGTTCAAGCTTGAGGATGTTCTCGGGATGAGGTTTGACCAGATGCCATGGTGGGAGTACTCAGAGGAAATCCAGCAAAAGATGAAAGAAGTCTATGAGAGAGCAGCAAAAGGGGAAGAGTTTGA
This genomic window from Candidatus Syntrophoarchaeum caldarius contains:
- a CDS encoding pre-mRNA processing ribonucleoprotein, binding domain-containing protein, which encodes MKKPDQKLRDTSIKLVKERLASMREDDEQLIEAVRTLEFLDEAINVFSLHIQDFNLSKGPEDVGKQLNLSLDELKNSRVKIVEFLNHETGRLVPNLTQLAGPLIAARLIFAAGGICNLAKMPSSRIQVLGAKKSLFKHLKKATPPPKYGIIFQHPLINTVPINKRGKIARILAGKLAIAVRVDYYSKGTKREDLLAELNRQLVRLGEKVLTDDTRDRPKDFEFSL
- a CDS encoding KH-domain/beta-lactamase-domain-containing protein, with translation MAGDLLKDLKRRVEAIIPQEVNVSFVEFEGPELVIYTEDPKKFADNGDIIRSLAKDLRKRIVVRPDPKVLIDPEKALEAINEIVPEEGGINDAYFDPDTGEVLIEADKPGLVIGKYGETLREISRNIGWTPKVVRAPPLHSATIKNIRDYLRSEKDSRKEFLRRIGQKIHREPSAKDNWIRITALGGCREVGRSSFLLSTAETKILIDCGVNIGSDNNISPYLYIPEVSPIDSIDAVVLTHAHLDHAGLVPLLFKYGYDGPIYTTAPTRDLMVLLQLDYIDIASKEGSKIPYSSAIIREALKHTIILNYGEVTDIAPDVKLTLHNAGHILGSAVAHFHIGQGMYNVAFTGDIKYERTLLFDPTVNNFPRIETLVMEATYGGRHDFQPSRNEAESKLQSTIKRTIERGGKVIIPAFAVGRSQEVMIVLEDTVRKGMLEKIPVYLDGMILEATAIHTAYPEYLNQSLRNLIFHKGMNPFLSDIFVQVDSSSKRQEIIESDESCVILATSGMLNGGPVMEYLKNLADDPRNTLIFVGYQAEGTLGRRIQKGWKEIPFSSGGRTATIKINLEVITIDGFSGHSDRNQLLNYVRRMRPQPSKVILNHGEERKCLELANALRKKLKLEAIAPQNLETVRLV
- a CDS encoding Peptidase T1A, proteasome beta-subunit, archaeal, which codes for MDDIDVKKGTTTVGVVCKDGVVLGSEKRATMGNFIASKTADKIYQIDDFAAMTTAGLVGDAQALVRFIKVETSLYKMRRSEPMTIKSIVTLMSNILNGNRFFPYYVQLLVGGIDYDGPHIYSLDAMGGLSLEKEAVATGSGSPIAYGILEDRYRKEMEIDEGIELAVRALHTAMKRDSASGEGIDVVAIQKNNYSIVEPSKIETIRNTLP